The DNA sequence GAATAAAACAACCCgtcatatatttattgcataaaaaaaaacaacccgtcatataattattgcataaaaaatagtcacgttttattgttaaacataaaaagtgaaaaaccCGCGAATAATATAAACAGGTTCACACTTCTTCAACATCACACGTAAATGGTGAATCAAAGCATTTATTGCGTTATTAAGACTAGGCCGTGAAAGAGGTACGATTTTGTAGGTACAATGACCCTAGGCGGGATGCGGTAACACAGCAGAACCTTATCCGCTGTAAAAAAAGTGGAGCTACAACCCTTGGTGTATTATAGTTACTACATTTTAAACACTTCATTGCTGTACATTAGCATCGGTAACAGTAATGGTGCGGTGCGGCGTCGCACCGCAATTACTTCCAGCTATAGGGTGCCACACGGGCGATCTCGTCCCCGTCTCCACGTCTCGTTTCGCAGGTCACAACTCCGGCGCGCTTGCGGTGCGACGCCGCGCGGCGGCGCAACGCTTCGTGTGACATGGTATAGAAATTTGTATGTAGGATGACGTTGCGGCACCGCACcgttacaatacaatatttcaCAGACAGTATTTCTTCTTAAAAGTCAATTGTCACACGTTAATGGGACTGTACTCTGTAATCTGTACCTGCGGTCAGTTTTTACCGACGTGTACTTATAACATTCGGTAGAATAGTAATCCGTTTTTATAAGTTACTCTtacgtttttaaaaattttcattaaCAGTTGTAGCATACgtgtcctttaaaaaaatatgattgcaTCGGGGTGAacattcatacaattttagtGTAATACTCTACATGAAGAGAAGTATCAATTAGAAAAGTTCAAATTGTAGTAAACAACTTTAAAATGAATAGAAACAAGAGTGaaattcgttttattttttatgcgagtggcatatttatttgttattttatatttggtaTGTTGCAAGAGAAAATAACTAGAGGAAAATATGGAAACAATGATAAATTTACGTGTACTCTTTCACTCGTTCTCGTTCAATGTGTTGTGAATTATATTTTCGCTCAAATTTTAATGGTAAGATTCCTAAATGGATATCCAGAactctttaaaaattaaatacttgcATATGATTTTACCTATGAtttgttacataaattaagaTTTTGTTCTGTGTTAAATTCTTCTAGCTATCTTGGAAGCATGAGAAAGATACAACAAGcaagatatattatttttcttcagCACTTACCTACTTGTTGGGTATGATCAGCTCTAATATGGCTTTACAATGGATCAATTACCCGACACAGGTAATCTTCTTCTAAGAAATtttgtgttataaaacattataaatctTTAATGAATCTTAAATGTGGTTTTTCAGGTTGTCGGAAAAGCAGCAAAACCAATACCAGTGTTGATACTTGGTGTAATTTTGGGTAGAAAAGTGTATCctataagaaaatacttttttgtatTGCTAATTGTGATAGGAGTGGTTTTGTTTATGTACAAGGAACAAGCGAGAATGGTTGTGGAAGAATCTCAAGGTTTAGGAGTAGGGGAGCTTCTACTGTTTTGCTCATTGACTATGGATGGATTGACTGGTGCTGTGcaggttaaaaaatatatataatattatattaatgatgAAGTGAGGGAATTCtgctaataaatatataaactgcTATAAACCCATATTGACCTTATAttgcaaacattttttttataggcatattattttagtgtgatcagctttctgtgTTGTAATTTCTTAGGTATTACGGTTTTCTTGTCTTGTCTATTATTACAAAGTATTAATCACACAGATACAAACTACAAATTTGCTGACATGACCTCAAGGTTAAGGTTTGCTTGTTTAAGCCAATAGGTTAACCCTCCTAATGAAATGTAGACAGAAATAAGACTGTAGCCATTAGGCATTGACAACTATTGTTGACGCTAGTTTTGGTGTTAAATCcataaatatatctttcatTACATTGACTTACTACTctcagatatttaaaaaacatctcTTCTGCTTAGAAATAGcagaacaaataataaatttgatattatactaagattaatttatttttaaattatacttgTTACATgtctaataatataacaaattcagagaagttaatttaatttcaggaGAGGATAAAAAGTGAATCTTCTCCTACAGCCTATTCCATGATGTTAAATACAAATGCAtggtaagtttataaattttaatattatatgttttcgCCTGttagtttgtatatttatcatttgATCAGTTGTTGTTGTGAGTCCTGATCAATATGttgtatatgtattacatataaatatagtaagtTACTTGTAAGAAATGTAAACACCAacctaaactaaataaaaacaagtactatacaaattgtatttgtattgacATTGTATGTATAGCCTGTGATTCACTTGTCTTGCGTTTTTgtcatgtacattgtacatcaTTGGCAAAATTGCAGGCaacaagtaattaaaaatatattataaagtaattttaatttaattatgatgtgttttttatagaacaggggaaaCTGCCGTCCATGGACAGTCTAATTCCAGAGGGCTTGCAgttacgttgccggccttaacGTACTCTCATATACCAATGAGGTATATTTACCGTGGGCAACATGGTTTTTGTGCCTTATAAACCATTTTTGACAATATTTCCAGAAATTATGCTCTAGACTTCCAAGTTCCGTACAATACACAAaccataaacatatatttatatataataggtccttaatatgaatgaaattttctgtatttttgttaatggTAATACATCACTTTTATAGGTCATCAATAATCATAAGTGTAAGTGTTATTCTTACTGGGGAATGCTTCAAGTTCGTCGCTTTTGTCAAACTGTACCCAGAAGTTCTAATCTGGCTTACAGGGTTGTCTCTAATGGGTGCTTTGGgacaattattcatatttttcatGGTAAGTTATTCCTAAAATGTGTGATGatgattattattacctagtattttgttatagttactttatatttacaatataaatgGCACATTgcctaaataataaaaattactgacAGTCCTAACTGCCCTGGCAACAAGGCCTAATAATAATTGCCTTTTAAGCTTTCAAATTACTAATAACTTTTGTTTTGCTAGAAATTGTGCCCTAAGGGATATAcacattaaataaacaaagtttACACTTAAATCTAAATggcaattgtttttaaaacataataaattatggtCCTTGTTATATtgccataaaatatttatgtcctttaaataattatacagaTTCTATTAAACCTTAAACCACTGGCAACCTACCCATTATGTGATTGTTGAATTTATGTGCcggattttttataactttatactaaaaaataaaacaaaatattttttttaggtttctgaATTTGGACCTTTGCCATGCTCCGTAGTAACC is a window from the Pieris napi chromosome Z, ilPieNapi1.2, whole genome shotgun sequence genome containing:
- the LOC125062198 gene encoding solute carrier family 35 member B1 homolog, with the protein product MNRNKSEIRFIFYASGIFICYFIFGMLQEKITRGKYGNNDKFTCTLSLVLVQCVVNYIFAQILMLSWKHEKDTTSKIYYFSSALTYLLGMISSNMALQWINYPTQVVGKAAKPIPVLILGVILGRKVYPIRKYFFVLLIVIGVVLFMYKEQARMVVEESQGLGVGELLLFCSLTMDGLTGAVQERIKSESSPTAYSMMLNTNAWSSIIISVSVILTGECFKFVAFVKLYPEVLIWLTGLSLMGALGQLFIFFMVSEFGPLPCSVVTTTRKFFTVLASVIIFGNVLMLRQWIGAILVFSGLFLDIICRNGKSPQTKIANK